The Sphingobacteriaceae bacterium genome includes the window AATACTTTCTATCAATTAAATAGATCAGCACTAAATTGGAGTTATCCTTTTAGTTTCAATAACCTTTTTTTGAACATGCAGATGGTAAATCCACTCAATTTTGTGGCAATTAGTCAATCAAGTGCACTAAGGGATATAAAAAATAATTTATTCTTTAAGACCGGTTCAAGTGTATCATCATATTTTGTTTATTTATTTGACCCAAGTAAAGGGTACACAATAAATGGACTTAACGCCCTTGGGGGAACAGTTTCTGGAAATATTTATCCTGAAGGACATACACTACTGCAAATAATGAATTCAGATTTTACTTTACCGAACAGTAGCCCTGCATTAAACTCAGGAATTGACATTTCATCATTTGTTCCGGAAGGATTTACAGATAGAAATGGAAATGTTGTAAATAGAACAAAACCCGATATTGGTGCAGTTCAACATTTTACGGGAGATACATCTCCACCAACACTGGTAAGCGGTACATTATTGGATTCCACAAAATTATCACTCACATTTTCCGAACCGTTAAGTTCACTTGGGATTGCCACTTTACTAAATTATTCAGTATCTGATGGAGTTGTAGTCTACTCTGCGGAATTGAATGCTAATCAGACTACGATTGTACTTACTACTTCACCCCATACTTTTGGTCAAAATTATTCTTGCAGTGTTTATAATCTGCAAGACCAATCGGGTAATTTTCTATCTACGTCCAATAATTCAATAACGTACTTTAGCATATTTGATCGCCCTTCAGTTGGATATGTAAACAAATTAACAATTACTAAAGTTACAGCCTCAAATATGGATGAATCGCCGGAAAAAACGATTGATGGAGTGTATTATTCAAATGGAGGAGAAGCTGATTCACGCTGGAAAGCAACTCCGCTCCCTCAATGGTTAGTGTATGACTTGGGGGCAGTTAAACAAATAAGTATAACCAGAATCTCATTTTATGGTTTTCAACAAAACCGAATCTACAATTACAGCATTTCTGTTTCAAAAGATTCAGTAAATTGGATCGAAATTGTGAAAAATGCCGCTTCCTCAAATCAAGAATGGACTGTAAACATTTTTAATCCCGTTGAAGCGAAATATTTAAAATTAGAAATCACAGGCAATAATCAAAACGATTGGGCAACAGTCTGGGAAACTGAAATTTGGGGTTCATCTTCCGTGCAGGCTCCAATACAAATAAAACCAAAAGTATTTTTGCAAGGTGCTTACGAAAATGGTCAGATGCGTAATAACCTCCGTGGTTCAACCCTTATACCGCTAAATCAACCTTATACATCTGCCCCCTGGCATTACAATGGATACGAAAGTGTGCCAACAATTCCAAATGATGTAGTTGATTGGGTGTTAATCGAGCTGCGGAGCGATATTTCTTCCGCGGCTACAGCAAAAAGAGCAGCTTTTGTTAAAAAAGACGGGACTATTGTTGATTTAGATGGTCAAAGTCCAGTTAACGTTTATGGAATAAGCAGCGGGAGTTATTACTTAGTAATTGCACACAGAAACCATTTAAAAATAATGAGTGCAGATAAAGTTGCCTTAGCAGAATCTTCTGCGCTTTATGACTTTACTATTTCACCAAGCAAGTCTTATGGAAACGATCTGGCAAATCTTGGAGAAGGTAAATATGGTATGTATTCAGGCGATGCTGACGCAAATGGTATTGTAAATGTTCTTGATTACGGTATTGTTGGAAACATGCTTTTTCAAACCGGTTATTTAGCTGGTGATCTTGATTTGAATGGGTCTGCAAATGTTTTAGATTACGGAAAAGCTAACCAGAATTTATTAAAAGTTTCTAATGTGCCATAAGCAGTTTTAATACATATAAAGATAGTCTGTAAGATATATCATCAAAGATTAATGGCACTTACCTGGCTGATAAAGACTTAAGTGCCTATTTTATTTCATCCACTTCCAATATTTAAAATCTAATAATAATAGAAAAATTTAAGTGGATGAAACTATAATGAAGGTTGTATTTAGAAACAGTAGTTATTCTCTAACTAATCGTTGGTGTTAAAGCAGGCCTTATTATTCTATATTGCGAACACATTTCAATCTTTAGGCTATAAATTGAATCCACTTGTCTTATATAAGCTAAAATAGAAAATATAAAAAAGAGACACGAGGTAAAAGAATGTTAAAACAAGATTTTCAAGTAATTTTTTTTCCCTGAGCTCAGAATTAAATATGAGGAATATGAAAGGAACAGAAATAAATATATGTGTTGCCCCCAAAACTGTACTACTAGAGAAAGCAACTAAAAAACCTAAAATAGTATACTGCAAAAAAGAAGAAAAGTTATCATTAGCTTTTGAAATGATAACGACTACTAACATCATCCCTGCTGCTGCAAGTAAAAACATGCTTATTTCATAAGGAAATTGAAGATATTTTTGTAATTGCGTACATAACTGAGATGCTACTCCAGTGATTACATTTGTACCCTGGATTTCGGAATGTGCTGGCACCGAAAAGTAAATAATGGGTAAAAAAAATAGAAGGAGTAAATACTGAGACTTTAAGAACTTC containing:
- a CDS encoding discoidin domain-containing protein, which produces MIIKLRMDVVMYRMRIAIFLSFACLISLFPQTTYYVSSSQGNDSNSGTSENSPWKTIGKLNSRSFNPGDNILFKRGDQWAGSELIIKNSGTSENRIIFSAYGNGKKPILTLKAEINKTWNQYNSEVWYITTPIQAIPIERMWFNDLEKEQAKSLTGDNWDGTFGICPEHPFYHNTSEGRLYVYSIMNPSTYYSTIEYQGGLLDEQIVEHTVQLVDADYVTLDGLDIQGGGYGALGLAGSDYSLIKNCNIGKYSSRAGIFANSSRISKLANDQTSDHGEISNCIIDSDWNYTLKFYTSLTPYGILIGFGASNWRINGNYIKDWWFGIYSGGAIGQVSLYHKIFSNEIESPNFSYGKGIQVYTWNDPETGVYVWSEIYNNYIHNIRGAGIALGSSGNKVYFNIIDSVTVSACPEKGDQDNTGMGIEIQHEDYNVTMDDNYIFNNTFYQLNRSALNWSYPFSFNNLFLNMQMVNPLNFVAISQSSALRDIKNNLFFKTGSSVSSYFVYLFDPSKGYTINGLNALGGTVSGNIYPEGHTLLQIMNSDFTLPNSSPALNSGIDISSFVPEGFTDRNGNVVNRTKPDIGAVQHFTGDTSPPTLVSGTLLDSTKLSLTFSEPLSSLGIATLLNYSVSDGVVVYSAELNANQTTIVLTTSPHTFGQNYSCSVYNLQDQSGNFLSTSNNSITYFSIFDRPSVGYVNKLTITKVTASNMDESPEKTIDGVYYSNGGEADSRWKATPLPQWLVYDLGAVKQISITRISFYGFQQNRIYNYSISVSKDSVNWIEIVKNAASSNQEWTVNIFNPVEAKYLKLEITGNNQNDWATVWETEIWGSSSVQAPIQIKPKVFLQGAYENGQMRNNLRGSTLIPLNQPYTSAPWHYNGYESVPTIPNDVVDWVLIELRSDISSAATAKRAAFVKKDGTIVDLDGQSPVNVYGISSGSYYLVIAHRNHLKIMSADKVALAESSALYDFTISPSKSYGNDLANLGEGKYGMYSGDADANGIVNVLDYGIVGNMLFQTGYLAGDLDLNGSANVLDYGKANQNLLKVSNVP